Part of the Marinifilum sp. JC120 genome, AACATTTCTTCAGGCTTAACCATGCATTCCGATTGCAGCTTGCATCCATTGCATCGCTTGAATTGTCCACACCATTGATTTTTATCAATAGTCGTAGTCATACGGATAGTCCTGGTATTGTTCCATCACATCCTGAGGATGCTCTTCGAACTCTTCAAATTCTTCTTCCATATATCACCTTAAATAGTGGATTGCGGTAGTAAAGATTGTGCCTGTCTTTTAACCACATCAGGCTCGGTGGTTCTCGTGTACCCCTACAGCAACATTTCTTCAGGCTTAACCATGCATTCCGATTGCAGCTTGCATCCATTGCATCGCTTGAATTGTCCACACCATTGATTTTTATCAATAGTCGTAGTCATACGGATAGTCCTGGTATTGTTCCATCACATCCTGAGGATGCTCTTCGAACTCTTCAAATTCTTCTTCCATATATCACCTTAAATAGTGGATTGCGGTAGTAAAGATTGTGCCTGTCTTTTAACCACATCAGGCTCGGTGGTTCTCGTGTACCCCTACAGCGAGAAATCGGATAAACTATTACAACCCCTACAGTTTGATGAGTATAGAAATGGATCCACTCGTTATTCTCGGACGAGTGTTCAGTAATGAACCTCTGGAGAGAACCATGTATATGATCGTTATCTGGGTTGGACTTCTGCTTTTAAGCCCAGATAACTGGCCTGAATATGTTAATGAGAGAATCGGTATTCCTCATGTGTGGCATGTTTTCGTCTTTGCTCTTGCATTTTCGCTAGCAATTAATGTGCATCGATTATCAGCTATTGCCAGCGCCAGATATAAGCGATTTAAGCTAAGAAAACGCATTAAGATGCAAAACGATAAAGTGCGATC contains:
- a CDS encoding restriction endonuclease — its product is MTTTIDKNQWCGQFKRCNGCKLQSECMVKPEEM
- a CDS encoding superinfection exclusion protein B encodes the protein MYMIVIWVGLLLLSPDNWPEYVNERIGIPHVWHVFVFALAFSLAINVHRLSAIASARYKRFKLRKRIKMQNDKVRS